A genomic stretch from Pochonia chlamydosporia 170 chromosome 4, whole genome shotgun sequence includes:
- a CDS encoding G-protein coupled receptor (similar to Metarhizium robertsii ARSEF 23 XP_007826110.1), producing the protein MAGNIANRFTAYEFVLMKILPRTSSMLSFLGCLFIITTFSCYKSFRLNPINRIVFNASFGNAIGSICLGIGNIFIHTPNVVKCQLQACMIQTMFTADILWALAMAINVYLVLYHGFESSRLRKIERFYIGLCYGIPFVPSFTLLFIRSGGQRIYGNTFLWCGLVPKKSWITFAAVFGPAWVAIACTLGIYIRAGRTIYKTHQEVRKVRRSISRLASLDQPETVLYKDPVTFSAMGQVEIYQLRGVNHHTSAEAIRAMDTSELKSSIQVQHIVLPPQTGTAASRQSMLHPSQILKNDPNNAIWRYTKAAFLFFTVILITWIPLSAHRAYSTIHVGVVHVPLQLAIGFLGPLQGFWNTIIYIAI; encoded by the exons ATGGCAGGTAATATTGCAAATAGATTTACAGCCTATGAGTTCGTGCTCATGAAGATCcttccaagaacaagctcaATGCTCTCGTTTCTAGGATGCCTCTTTATTATCACTACCTTTAGTTGCTACAAATCATTCCGCTTAAACCCCATTAACAGAATAGTATTCAATGCTTCCTTTGGAAATGCAATAGGAAGCATCTGCCTTGGAATAGGCAACATATTTATCCACACACCGAACGTTGTTAAATGTCAGCTACAGGCGTGTATGATTCAAAC AATGTTCACCGCCGACATCCTCTGGGCCCTAGCAATGGCTATCAATGTCTATCTTGTTCTTTATCATGGATTTGAATCTTCTAGATTAAGAAAGATAGAGCGTTTCTACATTGGTCTCTGCTATGGAATTCCCTTTGTGCCTTCATTTACGCTCCTTTTTATTAGAAGCGGTGGCCAGCGAATCTACGGAAACACTTTTCTATGGTGCGGACTGGTCCCAAAAAAGTCTTGGATAACTTTCGCTGCTGTCTTTGGACCTGCCTG GGTCGCTATTGCATGTACTCTAGGAATATACATTCGAGCTGGCCGTACTATATACAAAACACACCAAGAAGTACGCAAGGTTCGGAGATCCATCTCTAGACTTGCATCGCTAGATCAACCCGAGACTGTTCTTTACAAGGACCCCGTCACGTTCAGTGCAATGGGCCAGGTCGAGATATACCAGCTAAGAGGCGTCAACCATCACACCTCAGCAGAGGCAATTAGGGCCATGGATACTTCAGAGTTGAAATCGTCTATCCAGGTACAGCACATTGTTCTGCCGCCACAGACAGGCACCGCGGCGTCGCGCCAATCGATGCTACACCCTTCGCAAATCCTCAAGAACGACCCGAATAATGCAATATGGAGGTACACAAAGGCCgcctttcttttcttcaccGTTATTCTCATCACATGGATTCCCCTAAGTGCGCACCGAGCATACTCGACCATCCACGTTGGAGTGGTACATGTCCCGCTCCAGCTGGCTATTGGCTTCTTGGGGCCGCTGCAGGGATTTTGGAATACCATTATATACATAGCGATATAA